In a genomic window of Aggregatimonas sangjinii:
- a CDS encoding lactonase family protein, whose translation MKKNHLIGMAIVLLTIGCTENKPMEPIALYVGTYTDSGSEGIYRYAFDPQTGSLAEKTLAANLPNPSFLKISNDHNFLYAVQETDKYDSLEGGVSAFKINNQDLQVLNTQGSGGENPCHIGISKDGKMLAVSNYTGGNLAVFQLKDDGSLSQYKQLIDHKILDSTKTSHVHSAEFTSDGLFAADLGLDAVKRYRQTEAGFVEASQPSLDLSEGAGPRHFAFGQEGKFLYVINELNSTITVFKRNSDATYAPIITHSTVAADFKGESFCADIHLSPDGMFLYGSNRGENTIVVFAVNQKTGDLAVVERAPVKGDWPRNFTVDPSGKFLLVANQRSNNITVFARDEEKGTLTFLHETALSSPVCLEFAR comes from the coding sequence ATGAAAAAGAATCACCTCATCGGTATGGCAATCGTACTATTGACCATCGGATGCACTGAAAATAAACCTATGGAACCCATCGCCCTTTATGTAGGCACCTATACCGATTCCGGGAGCGAGGGAATTTACCGTTATGCCTTCGACCCGCAAACGGGAAGTTTAGCGGAAAAAACACTGGCCGCGAACTTGCCCAATCCGTCTTTTTTGAAAATTTCGAACGACCACAATTTCCTCTACGCTGTTCAGGAAACGGACAAATACGACAGTTTGGAAGGTGGGGTTTCCGCCTTCAAAATCAACAACCAGGATTTACAAGTATTGAATACACAGGGGTCGGGCGGCGAAAACCCCTGCCATATCGGTATTTCCAAAGATGGAAAAATGTTGGCCGTTTCGAACTATACCGGTGGAAATTTAGCCGTGTTCCAGTTAAAAGACGATGGCAGCTTAAGCCAGTACAAGCAACTGATCGATCATAAGATCTTGGATTCGACCAAAACTTCTCATGTACATTCGGCCGAATTTACCTCAGACGGACTTTTTGCCGCCGACTTGGGTCTAGATGCCGTAAAACGGTATCGTCAAACCGAAGCAGGTTTTGTAGAAGCTTCACAACCCTCGTTGGATCTTTCCGAAGGAGCAGGACCGCGGCACTTTGCTTTCGGGCAGGAAGGCAAGTTTCTCTATGTGATCAACGAATTGAATTCCACCATTACCGTTTTTAAAAGGAATAGCGACGCCACCTATGCGCCCATAATTACCCATAGTACAGTCGCTGCCGACTTTAAGGGGGAAAGTTTTTGTGCTGACATACATCTCTCTCCTGATGGGATGTTCCTCTATGGTTCCAATCGAGGGGAAAATACGATTGTTGTTTTTGCCGTAAATCAGAAGACCGGGGATCTGGCAGTAGTGGAACGTGCCCCAGTCAAGGGCGACTGGCCTCGTAATTTTACGGTAGACCCCAGCGGGAAGTTCTTGTTGGTCGCCAATCAAAGAAGTAATAATATTACCGTTTTTGCAAGGGATGAAGAAAAGGGGACGCTTACTTTTTTGCATGAAACCGCATTGTCAAGTCCGGTTTGTTTGGAGTTTGCGAGATAG
- a CDS encoding helix-turn-helix domain-containing protein encodes MNKETLILVFSCLGIAQALFLCFYLLTLKKGNKTANILLALMILGLTIRIGKSILNVYLDLAPWQRNLGISGILMVGPSLLFYGKVLLAKTRTLDKSFYIQLLPFLGFVVFCYLIPNDWSSLAYGIYIAVFTHLALYIGLSAILLLRHKEKIQLQLLKWYRNLIVGVALICVFYIGHVMGLFPLYIGGALSFSFLIYTFSFLLLQRHDFSLEKYSGSHMDRAASKKLVQAVKSLFQSEKLFLDNTITLASIADKVGKSSRDVSRAINENEGKNFSEFVNHYRIAKAKKMLVASEYVNEKIATIAYDCGFGNVTSFNLAFKAETQLTPTQYRNQFALS; translated from the coding sequence ATGAATAAGGAGACCCTTATTTTGGTATTCAGTTGTTTAGGCATTGCTCAGGCACTCTTTCTCTGTTTCTATCTTTTGACTCTTAAAAAGGGGAACAAAACAGCGAATATTCTTCTCGCATTAATGATTTTGGGGCTTACCATACGAATTGGTAAATCTATCCTAAACGTATATCTCGATCTTGCCCCTTGGCAACGAAATTTGGGTATTTCCGGTATTCTAATGGTGGGTCCTTCTTTATTGTTTTACGGGAAGGTGCTATTGGCAAAAACCAGAACTTTAGATAAGAGCTTTTACATACAACTTTTACCTTTCTTAGGCTTCGTAGTTTTTTGCTATCTGATTCCTAACGATTGGAGTAGCCTTGCATACGGTATTTATATCGCGGTATTTACGCATTTGGCCCTCTATATCGGACTATCCGCAATTCTCTTACTCCGCCATAAAGAGAAAATACAGCTGCAACTTTTGAAGTGGTACCGCAACCTGATTGTCGGCGTGGCCCTTATTTGTGTATTTTATATCGGTCATGTGATGGGCCTGTTTCCATTATATATCGGCGGAGCGCTGTCCTTCTCGTTTTTAATCTATACTTTTTCCTTTCTACTACTACAGCGGCACGACTTTTCTTTGGAGAAATACAGTGGTTCGCATATGGATAGGGCTGCTTCAAAAAAGCTTGTCCAAGCGGTGAAGTCATTGTTCCAAAGTGAAAAACTTTTTCTGGACAACACCATTACCTTGGCCAGCATTGCCGATAAAGTCGGTAAATCGTCTAGGGATGTATCTCGGGCGATCAATGAAAACGAGGGCAAAAATTTTTCGGAGTTCGTAAATCACTATCGTATCGCAAAGGCGAAAAAGATGTTGGTGGCATCCGAGTATGTTAACGAAAAGATTGCCACAATTGCCTATGACTGTGGTTTTGGTAATGTGACTTCATTTAATTTGGCCTTTAAGGCCGAAACACAACTTACGCCTACCCAATACCGAAATCAGTTTGCGCTTTCTTAG